In Croceicoccus sp. Ery15, a genomic segment contains:
- a CDS encoding SDR family NAD(P)-dependent oxidoreductase → MSIVAVVTGATRGLGRGIAREFGADGATVVVTGRNEADLAAVSDEIAERGGKPIAIACDHADDESVARAFARIEDEAGRIDILVNNAAAVHAMDLIAPGPFWEKPLHLVDMIDVGLRSNYVSSWHAAPMMAKAGKGLIASISFYGAVSYFHGAAYGAAKAGTDKMMADMAVDLAPHGVAAISYWPGFILTDAVKAMPADMLPPDMRESLPQWETPEFAARVLQALYADPRIMSFTGQALIGAEMGARYGVSDLDGKQPISYRETMGAPQMPFTRVGG, encoded by the coding sequence ATGAGCATTGTCGCGGTCGTTACCGGAGCAACAAGGGGCCTTGGCCGGGGTATCGCCCGCGAGTTCGGAGCCGATGGCGCTACCGTGGTGGTGACGGGCCGGAACGAGGCGGATCTGGCGGCGGTGTCCGATGAAATTGCGGAACGCGGCGGCAAACCGATCGCGATCGCCTGCGACCATGCGGACGACGAATCGGTCGCTAGAGCCTTCGCGCGGATCGAGGACGAAGCGGGCCGGATCGACATATTGGTGAACAATGCCGCGGCGGTGCATGCGATGGACCTGATCGCGCCCGGACCGTTCTGGGAAAAGCCGCTGCACCTTGTCGACATGATCGATGTCGGCCTGCGCTCCAACTATGTCTCTTCGTGGCATGCTGCACCGATGATGGCCAAGGCGGGCAAGGGCCTGATCGCCAGCATCTCGTTTTATGGCGCGGTGTCCTATTTCCACGGGGCCGCCTATGGCGCGGCCAAGGCCGGGACGGACAAGATGATGGCCGACATGGCGGTCGACCTTGCCCCCCATGGCGTGGCCGCGATCTCCTATTGGCCGGGCTTCATCCTGACCGATGCCGTGAAAGCCATGCCTGCCGACATGCTGCCCCCCGACATGCGCGAAAGCCTTCCCCAATGGGAGACGCCCGAATTCGCCGCGCGCGTACTGCAAGCCCTGTACGCCGACCCCAGGATAATGTCCTTCACCGGGCAGGCGCTGATCGGGGCCGAAATGGGCGCGCGTTACGGAGTCAGCGATCTCGACGGGAAGCAGCCGATTTCCTATCGCGAAACGATGGGAGCGCCGCAGATGCCCTTTACCCGCGTTGGCGGATAG
- a CDS encoding membrane-bound PQQ-dependent dehydrogenase, glucose/quinate/shikimate family, translated as MTWLNRLLAILVLLLGISLIWIGAQLLLAGGSPYYVAGGLAFIAVAGLLWRQSARALYVYAAIWTLSLAWSVWEAGFAFWPLLGRMGLLTVIGIWLLTPWVRRSLGVVPVTRISGGLLGVALLGLVAGLSWTFWNDRITGGTDLAGLAGAPASARDGEWHHYGNLQAGRRFSPLDQITPANVGALQEVWRYSTGREPNGQPAPFQATPLMVDDRLYVCTGYNDVIALDPESGKQIWRFEAHADATGVFGQTCRGVTYFAAPDAAAGVSCAARIYTATIDSRLIALDAQTGQPCTDFGKEGEVDLLRGMSKAPPGYYHVSSPPTLVSGKLVIGGWVTDGQMVGEPSGVIRAYDAITGKLAWAWDMGAPDRMGEPAPGETYTPGTPNSWSVMSADEELGMVYVPMGNATPDYTGLHRTPEMERYSTSVVALDAETGRPRWHFQTAHHDIWDYDVGSQPVLFDLPDGRPALLQPTKRGELFMLDRRTGEPITEVAELPVTPSKAEGDRGAHTQPFSVGLPSFEGPRPSERSMWGMAMVDQVWCRLKFRQARFDGHMTPIETDRASIIWPGSLGGNNWGSIAVDPVQGIAFVNSSHVLNYNRLIARDEADRIGLKPVAVPSYENVAGPVAQTGTPYAAAVAPFLSPLVAPCTEPPYGLVSAVDLVSGKLLWQKPFGTARDSGPLMMPLGIPIPMGVPNIGGGVVTGSGLAFIGATQEHMIRAYELRSGKELWHGRLPAGGNATPMTYWSDRSGRQFVVIAAGGHGGILSGYSNELIAYALPQGTRVQGEKK; from the coding sequence GTGACCTGGTTGAATCGTTTACTGGCAATACTGGTGCTCCTTCTGGGCATCAGTCTGATCTGGATCGGCGCACAACTTCTGCTGGCGGGCGGTTCGCCATATTATGTGGCTGGCGGTCTGGCATTCATTGCCGTCGCCGGATTGCTTTGGCGTCAATCGGCAAGAGCGCTTTATGTCTATGCCGCCATATGGACCCTTTCGCTGGCATGGTCGGTTTGGGAAGCGGGCTTCGCCTTCTGGCCACTGCTGGGCCGGATGGGCTTGCTTACGGTCATCGGCATCTGGCTGCTTACCCCATGGGTGCGGCGATCGCTGGGCGTCGTCCCCGTCACGCGGATCAGCGGCGGACTGTTGGGCGTGGCGCTTCTGGGTCTGGTTGCGGGGCTTTCGTGGACTTTCTGGAACGACCGTATCACCGGCGGCACCGATCTTGCCGGTCTGGCCGGAGCGCCCGCATCTGCGCGCGACGGCGAATGGCATCATTACGGGAATTTGCAGGCAGGACGCCGCTTTTCGCCCCTTGACCAGATCACCCCTGCCAATGTCGGTGCGCTGCAAGAGGTGTGGCGCTATTCGACCGGGCGAGAACCGAACGGTCAGCCCGCGCCTTTTCAGGCAACCCCGCTGATGGTCGACGATCGGCTGTATGTCTGCACCGGCTATAATGACGTCATCGCCCTCGATCCCGAAAGCGGTAAGCAGATCTGGCGCTTTGAAGCCCATGCCGACGCGACCGGGGTTTTCGGCCAGACATGCAGGGGCGTCACTTACTTCGCGGCGCCCGATGCGGCAGCCGGCGTAAGCTGTGCCGCGCGGATCTACACCGCGACTATTGACAGCCGCCTGATCGCCCTCGACGCGCAGACAGGGCAGCCCTGCACCGATTTTGGCAAAGAAGGTGAAGTCGATCTTTTACGCGGCATGAGCAAGGCCCCGCCGGGCTATTACCACGTTTCCTCACCGCCCACGCTCGTTTCGGGGAAGCTGGTGATCGGCGGTTGGGTCACCGACGGCCAGATGGTTGGCGAGCCTTCAGGCGTGATCCGCGCCTATGATGCCATCACCGGAAAGCTGGCATGGGCATGGGATATGGGCGCCCCCGACCGGATGGGCGAGCCTGCGCCGGGCGAGACCTATACCCCAGGTACGCCCAACAGCTGGAGCGTGATGAGCGCCGATGAAGAGCTGGGCATGGTCTATGTACCGATGGGCAATGCCACCCCGGATTATACGGGGCTGCACCGCACGCCGGAAATGGAGAGATACTCGACCAGCGTCGTTGCGCTGGATGCTGAAACTGGTCGGCCGCGATGGCATTTCCAGACGGCCCATCACGATATCTGGGATTACGACGTCGGATCGCAGCCTGTCCTGTTCGACCTGCCCGACGGCCGCCCTGCCCTGCTGCAACCGACGAAGCGGGGCGAGCTTTTCATGCTCGATCGCCGCACGGGAGAGCCCATCACCGAGGTTGCCGAATTGCCGGTGACGCCTTCGAAGGCAGAAGGCGATCGCGGAGCGCACACACAGCCATTCTCGGTCGGCCTGCCCAGTTTCGAAGGACCGCGGCCAAGCGAGCGCAGCATGTGGGGCATGGCGATGGTGGACCAGGTCTGGTGCCGCCTGAAGTTCCGGCAGGCGCGTTTCGACGGGCACATGACTCCGATTGAGACCGACCGCGCGTCGATTATCTGGCCGGGCTCTCTGGGCGGCAACAACTGGGGCAGCATCGCGGTCGATCCGGTACAGGGCATCGCATTCGTGAATTCGTCGCATGTCCTGAACTACAACCGTCTGATAGCGCGCGACGAAGCCGACAGGATCGGACTGAAGCCCGTGGCGGTCCCAAGTTACGAGAACGTTGCAGGGCCGGTGGCACAGACCGGGACTCCCTATGCGGCCGCCGTTGCACCGTTCCTGTCCCCGCTCGTCGCGCCCTGTACAGAGCCGCCCTACGGGCTCGTCAGTGCTGTCGATCTCGTTTCGGGCAAGCTGCTTTGGCAAAAGCCGTTCGGCACGGCGCGCGATAGCGGCCCGCTGATGATGCCGCTTGGCATACCGATTCCGATGGGCGTGCCCAATATCGGCGGCGGCGTGGTCACGGGCAGCGGACTGGCCTTCATCGGTGCCACGCAGGAACACATGATCCGCGCCTATGAACTTCGGTCGGGCAAGGAGCTTTGGCATGGACGACTACCGGCCGGCGGCAATGCCACGCCCATGACCTACTGGTCCGACCGGTCCGGTCGGCAATTCGTTGTGATCGCCGCCGGCGGACATGGCGGCATATTGTCGGGATATAGCAACGAGCTGATCGCCTATGCGTTGCCGCAGGGCACTCGGGTACAGGGGGAGAAAAAATGA
- a CDS encoding nuclear transport factor 2 family protein, with the protein MLSIEEMSDRFEIQDLMVGYCYAVDNKDFDALDGYFTDDAVIDYSEMVGVKGSLADIKSFLAASLGSVPMSQHAVSTTQYSFDGDRCETRSVCTNPMVVPGDDGQPQTIFFGLWYIHQFRRTQNGWRISGLYEKKCYNHNLPEHIKAMAR; encoded by the coding sequence GTGCTTTCGATCGAAGAAATGTCGGACAGGTTCGAGATTCAGGACCTGATGGTGGGATATTGCTATGCCGTGGACAACAAGGACTTCGATGCCCTTGACGGCTATTTCACCGATGATGCCGTAATCGACTATAGCGAAATGGTCGGCGTCAAAGGTTCGCTGGCCGATATCAAGTCGTTCCTCGCAGCCAGTCTTGGGTCCGTGCCGATGTCGCAGCATGCGGTTTCGACCACGCAATACAGCTTTGACGGTGATCGCTGCGAAACGCGGTCGGTCTGCACAAACCCGATGGTCGTTCCCGGCGATGATGGGCAGCCCCAGACAATCTTCTTCGGCCTGTGGTACATCCACCAGTTCCGCCGCACCCAGAACGGCTGGCGCATTTCCGGCCTCTACGAAAAGAAATGCTATAACCACAATCTGCCCGAGCACATCAAGGCGATGGCGCGATGA
- a CDS encoding ester cyclase, whose amino-acid sequence MAGRIPPFTLDDFKLSPEKRAEICEGLTERQTFMVNQWMNLHDKLNVGDWSGFDEFMDKDKMTYDNPNRPDLGTFEEWNSSPRALFTTFPPSVYRTLKAWGRGDDEICVLCHHHGKHTGGPYMGVQPTGNQLDVLWFSWIKFNGDKIVHIYSISDVLSMLIDLEVIEAPQPVDPYK is encoded by the coding sequence ATGGCTGGACGGATCCCGCCCTTCACACTGGATGATTTCAAGCTTTCGCCCGAAAAGCGTGCCGAGATTTGCGAAGGCCTGACCGAACGTCAAACGTTCATGGTCAACCAGTGGATGAACCTGCACGACAAGCTGAACGTAGGCGACTGGTCCGGATTCGACGAGTTCATGGACAAGGACAAGATGACCTACGACAATCCGAACCGGCCCGATCTGGGGACGTTCGAAGAGTGGAACAGCTCGCCCCGCGCGCTTTTCACTACGTTCCCGCCGTCGGTCTACCGCACGCTCAAGGCATGGGGCCGTGGCGACGACGAGATTTGCGTCCTGTGCCACCACCACGGCAAGCACACGGGCGGCCCCTACATGGGTGTTCAGCCGACGGGCAATCAGCTCGACGTGCTCTGGTTCAGCTGGATCAAGTTCAACGGCGACAAGATCGTGCACATCTATTCCATCTCGGACGTGCTTTCGATGCTGATCGACCTTGAAGTGATCGAGGCTCCGCAGCCGGTCGATCCCTACAAGTAA
- a CDS encoding IS630 family transposase (programmed frameshift), translating into MAAAIEIRSDYTSTDLRGLARRCDDADQVRRLLAIALVLDGGSRSEAAKIAGVTLQIVRDWVLRFNEGGPDGLATRKAPGRASILNDDQRARLAEIVEAGPIPASHGVVRWRLCDLAQWVWDEFELSVTRHTLGRELRAMGYRKLSARPRHRGQKREDIAIFKKKFAARLAQIRCSLPQGTPVELWWQDEARIGQQTKLTRRWAKRGTRPSAPKDQRRSSAWLFGAICPAEGKAAGIVMPRCNSEAMSMHLEEIAFHIAPGAHAVLILDQAGWHGSAELIVPPNITLMPLPPRCPELNPVENLWQFMRDNWLSNRIFKSYDDIVDHCCFAWNKLVDQPWRIMSIGMRQWAHGF; encoded by the exons ATGGCGGCAGCGATTGAGATTAGATCTGACTACACTTCGACGGATTTGCGAGGGCTTGCGCGACGATGCGATGATGCCGATCAGGTCCGGCGCCTATTGGCCATTGCGCTGGTTCTTGACGGCGGGAGCCGCAGCGAAGCGGCGAAGATTGCCGGCGTGACGCTGCAGATCGTGCGCGACTGGGTTCTGCGCTTCAACGAGGGTGGCCCCGACGGTCTTGCCACTCGCAAGGCTCCGGGGCGGGCTTCGATCTTGAATGACGATCAGCGCGCCCGGCTGGCCGAGATCGTCGAGGCGGGCCCGATCCCCGCGTCGCATGGCGTAGTGCGTTGGCGGCTGTGTGATCTGGCGCAGTGGGTCTGGGACGAATTCGAACTGTCGGTCACGCGCCACACTCTTGGGCGCGAACTGCGTGCGATGGGTTATCGCAAGCTCTCGGCCCGACCCCGCCATCGCGGCCAGAAGCGTGAAGACATTGCCATTTTTAAAAAGA AGTTCGCTGCCCGCCTGGCGCAAATCAGATGCAGCCTCCCGCAAGGAACGCCTGTAGAGCTATGGTGGCAGGATGAAGCCCGTATCGGTCAGCAGACCAAGCTCACGCGGCGCTGGGCGAAGCGCGGCACGAGACCGTCGGCGCCCAAAGATCAGCGGCGCTCTTCAGCCTGGCTCTTCGGCGCGATCTGTCCCGCTGAAGGCAAGGCTGCCGGCATCGTCATGCCCCGGTGCAACAGCGAAGCGATGAGTATGCATCTGGAGGAAATCGCCTTCCATATCGCGCCGGGCGCCCACGCCGTACTGATCCTCGACCAGGCTGGATGGCACGGATCGGCCGAACTGATCGTTCCGCCCAACATCACGCTGATGCCGCTGCCGCCACGATGCCCTGAACTGAACCCGGTCGAGAACCTGTGGCAGTTCATGCGCGACAACTGGCTGTCGAACCGCATCTTCAAATCCTACGACGATATCGTCGACCACTGCTGCTTCGCATGGAACAAGCTCGTCGATCAGCCGTGGCGCATCATGTCCATTGGAATGCGACAATGGGCTCATGGGTTCTGA
- a CDS encoding SDR family NAD(P)-dependent oxidoreductase, with translation MSGRTAFVIGSTGGLGRACARALAQDFGGIALSYRSNRTIAEEIANQLPKSCEGWPVPCDLTEPASVSSAIAAANDRFGRIDAVVFASGVAIEQPFVSRIEEPQWREVIETELLGLMRVVAAALPVFRQQGSGNFVIVVSVANYTFPPGDALSSVPKAGMEALGRAIAKEEGKFGIRANMVAPGIIDAGLGAEFVKRLYTPEIWEQQKKTIALRRFGNGEDVAEAVRFLASDRASYITGQTIIVDGGFSL, from the coding sequence ATGAGTGGCAGGACGGCATTCGTCATCGGCTCGACCGGTGGCCTCGGCCGGGCTTGCGCGCGCGCGCTTGCTCAAGATTTCGGTGGAATTGCGCTTTCCTACCGGTCGAATAGAACCATCGCCGAAGAGATTGCCAATCAATTGCCGAAATCCTGCGAGGGCTGGCCGGTGCCGTGCGACCTGACGGAGCCTGCATCCGTGAGTTCCGCTATCGCGGCGGCGAATGATCGTTTCGGGCGGATCGATGCGGTGGTATTCGCATCGGGTGTCGCCATCGAACAGCCTTTCGTCAGCCGGATTGAGGAACCCCAGTGGCGCGAGGTGATCGAGACCGAATTGCTCGGCCTGATGCGCGTCGTTGCAGCAGCACTGCCCGTGTTCCGCCAGCAAGGAAGCGGTAATTTCGTGATCGTTGTGTCGGTCGCAAACTACACCTTCCCGCCCGGCGATGCGCTATCTTCGGTTCCCAAGGCAGGCATGGAAGCGCTGGGCCGCGCAATCGCCAAGGAAGAAGGCAAGTTTGGTATCCGCGCCAATATGGTGGCGCCCGGAATCATCGACGCCGGCCTTGGCGCAGAATTCGTCAAGAGGCTCTACACGCCTGAAATCTGGGAACAGCAGAAGAAGACGATCGCCCTGCGCCGCTTTGGCAACGGTGAGGACGTGGCTGAAGCGGTTCGCTTCCTCGCCTCGGACCGGGCGTCGTATATTACTGGCCAGACGATCATCGTGGATGGCGGTTTCAGCCTCTAA
- a CDS encoding alpha/beta fold hydrolase, whose amino-acid sequence MHGKTVRFRGDGLKLAGEAFGDPQAPPVFFFHGGGQSRNAWRGSALKVSKAGYYGIAFDLRGHGESDWAPDRNYHIDAFARDIECLLSQFDHRVTLVGASRGGQASLIAGSRHPDRVRLIMLADVAPDMPDHAINGIRRFFAEGAHGYPCLEAAADALAHHLDQPRIRDASRLVRSMRQDPSGRWHWHWDPASGKEEFIHPPSENEAVVAAASRVTSPIVMVRAERSHLVNDANTARFQTLAPQLEVLTAKGAGHMFTADRNDEFAAKLLERLDRYSDDAAG is encoded by the coding sequence ATGCACGGCAAGACAGTCCGATTTCGAGGAGACGGACTGAAGCTTGCGGGTGAAGCCTTTGGCGACCCGCAGGCTCCACCCGTCTTCTTCTTCCATGGCGGAGGCCAAAGTCGTAACGCATGGCGAGGCTCTGCCTTAAAAGTGAGCAAAGCCGGGTACTACGGCATAGCCTTCGACCTCCGTGGCCATGGCGAAAGCGATTGGGCACCAGACCGCAACTATCATATTGATGCATTTGCCCGCGATATCGAATGCCTGCTTTCACAGTTCGACCATCGTGTAACCCTTGTTGGAGCTTCGCGTGGTGGCCAAGCGTCCCTAATTGCCGGATCGCGCCATCCCGACAGGGTGCGACTGATCATGCTGGCCGACGTAGCGCCAGACATGCCGGACCATGCAATCAATGGAATCCGCCGCTTCTTTGCCGAAGGAGCGCATGGCTATCCCTGTCTCGAAGCGGCGGCAGATGCTTTGGCTCACCATCTGGACCAACCGCGCATCCGAGATGCATCGCGGTTAGTCCGTTCAATGCGGCAAGATCCGTCAGGTCGATGGCACTGGCATTGGGATCCTGCCTCTGGCAAGGAGGAATTCATTCACCCCCCAAGTGAGAACGAGGCGGTTGTTGCGGCTGCATCGCGGGTTACGTCGCCTATCGTAATGGTCCGTGCAGAAAGGAGCCATCTAGTCAATGATGCGAATACGGCGCGATTCCAGACGCTCGCTCCCCAACTTGAAGTCCTGACCGCCAAGGGCGCGGGCCATATGTTCACCGCAGATCGGAATGACGAGTTTGCCGCAAAACTACTTGAAAGGCTGGACCGCTATTCTGATGATGCCGCCGGATGA
- a CDS encoding VOC family protein, translating to MPSGPFAHVCMLVRDLDQAIEDWTKILRVLDPQSLEKPIVKYDEFSSGEDSGMKWATFVNEYSTEIQFIQPTPGTPLGKRLDKVGEHVHHLCFSTDDVPAAMEKMKAEGLHLPGDGETFNDPDMTWQKWSWVGPKSTHGCLIEVASPYESRDDGKWHHAPGKFAYKGPGEHPSHAETVPISV from the coding sequence ATGCCCAGCGGTCCCTTTGCCCATGTATGCATGCTGGTTCGCGATCTCGATCAGGCGATCGAGGACTGGACCAAGATCCTTCGCGTTCTCGACCCGCAATCGCTTGAAAAGCCAATTGTGAAATATGATGAATTTTCAAGTGGCGAAGATTCCGGCATGAAGTGGGCAACCTTCGTCAACGAATACTCAACCGAGATTCAGTTCATCCAGCCCACCCCCGGAACGCCGCTCGGCAAGCGGCTCGACAAAGTTGGTGAGCATGTCCATCACTTGTGCTTCAGCACCGATGACGTCCCCGCCGCCATGGAAAAAATGAAGGCTGAAGGGCTGCATCTTCCGGGCGATGGTGAGACGTTCAACGATCCTGACATGACTTGGCAGAAGTGGAGTTGGGTCGGTCCCAAAAGCACCCATGGCTGCCTGATTGAAGTGGCATCTCCGTACGAAAGCCGCGATGATGGCAAGTGGCACCATGCTCCTGGCAAGTTTGCCTACAAGGGACCTGGTGAACACCCGAGCCACGCCGAAACCGTGCCCATATCGGTTTAA
- a CDS encoding MaoC family dehydratase has protein sequence MSVSEDIKTGYTIPPFVIESVSPDAMRDWSVFLADPNPIHLDVKVVKAKGLGDKRINQGPINVAYMMNMLMTAFPGCRIETMDSRFLDNVYEGDRVFASGEVTAVEGNRVTCDLKLDVDGRGTVNAGTATILI, from the coding sequence ATGAGCGTTTCAGAAGACATTAAGACGGGATACACGATTCCCCCCTTCGTGATCGAATCGGTAAGTCCGGACGCCATGCGCGATTGGTCCGTGTTCCTGGCCGACCCAAACCCGATCCACCTCGATGTAAAGGTGGTGAAGGCAAAAGGGCTTGGCGACAAGCGGATCAATCAGGGTCCGATCAACGTTGCCTATATGATGAACATGCTGATGACGGCCTTTCCCGGTTGCCGGATCGAGACGATGGATTCGCGATTTCTCGACAATGTCTACGAAGGCGACCGCGTCTTTGCTTCAGGCGAAGTTACCGCCGTCGAGGGGAACCGCGTAACTTGCGATCTGAAGCTCGATGTGGACGGGCGCGGCACAGTCAATGCCGGCACCGCCACGATTTTGATATAA
- a CDS encoding acyl-CoA dehydrogenase family protein: protein MDFNLTEEQIAFRDVVRRWVDAELPKDLMRKLEADEANYPFEVWDKLKEQGFFGVGIPEEYGGLGGDVVMQMIFAREMARTAGGLLWVWGLTSFGGAHSVAIAGSEEQKQRWLPEMAAGNLRVSLSMTEPDGGTDVLGAMKTFADKVDGGWKLNGAKMWTTGAKVADRLLVLARSDRNAEKKHHGLIALFVDAKSPGITTNLLPKLGMRAMGSCEVHYEDVFVPDEDVLGEPGKAWSAMLPSLNNERIMVGAQCLGAIDGVLEDALEYMMQRKAFGGVIGRFQILQHYVADIATSQKLTELLLFNVAWMQANGMPCGNEANMLKMVATENAVKAADMGIQIMGGMGYSAETDMQRYWRDHRILRMTPISNEMVRNSIAENLGLPRSF, encoded by the coding sequence ATGGATTTCAATCTCACTGAAGAACAGATCGCATTCCGCGATGTCGTAAGGCGTTGGGTCGATGCCGAGCTGCCCAAGGACCTCATGCGTAAGCTTGAAGCGGATGAGGCAAACTATCCCTTCGAGGTATGGGACAAGCTGAAAGAACAGGGTTTCTTCGGCGTCGGCATTCCGGAAGAATATGGCGGTCTTGGCGGCGACGTGGTCATGCAGATGATCTTCGCGCGCGAAATGGCCCGCACCGCTGGCGGCCTGTTGTGGGTCTGGGGCCTTACATCGTTCGGGGGCGCCCATTCCGTTGCGATCGCCGGTAGCGAAGAGCAGAAGCAGCGCTGGTTGCCCGAAATGGCAGCAGGCAATCTGCGCGTGTCGCTTTCGATGACCGAACCCGATGGCGGCACCGACGTGCTCGGTGCAATGAAGACCTTTGCCGACAAGGTCGACGGGGGCTGGAAGCTTAACGGCGCAAAGATGTGGACCACCGGCGCCAAGGTCGCCGACCGCCTGCTCGTACTGGCCCGAAGCGACCGCAATGCGGAAAAGAAACATCACGGTCTGATCGCGCTGTTCGTGGACGCCAAATCGCCGGGCATCACAACCAACCTGCTTCCCAAGCTTGGCATGCGTGCCATGGGAAGCTGCGAGGTGCATTACGAAGATGTGTTCGTCCCCGATGAGGATGTTCTGGGCGAACCCGGCAAGGCGTGGAGCGCGATGCTGCCCAGCCTGAATAATGAGCGCATCATGGTCGGCGCGCAATGTCTGGGCGCGATCGACGGCGTGCTGGAAGACGCGCTGGAATATATGATGCAGCGCAAGGCTTTTGGTGGCGTAATCGGTCGCTTCCAGATCCTGCAGCATTATGTCGCGGATATCGCCACGTCGCAGAAATTGACCGAACTGCTGCTATTCAATGTCGCATGGATGCAAGCCAATGGCATGCCCTGCGGGAACGAGGCGAACATGCTGAAGATGGTCGCCACCGAAAACGCGGTAAAAGCCGCCGATATGGGGATCCAGATCATGGGCGGCATGGGCTATTCGGCCGAAACCGACATGCAACGTTACTGGCGCGACCACCGCATTTTGCGCATGACGCCAATTTCCAATGAGATGGTGCGCAATTCGATCGCAGAAAACCTCGGCCTGCCCCGGTCATTCTGA
- a CDS encoding SDR family oxidoreductase, producing MDATTLFSIKGRVALVTGGSAGIGRMIAEGLAAAGARVYICARNAEKVAAVAGNIPGDVIGIAADISTIDGIKALVAELSGREKALHVLVNNAGTLSDAAIDEFTESDWDGVLDLNLKSPFFLLQKLLPLLRAGGSAQRPASVINIGSVGALKVGPREVYAYQASKGAIHWLTKSLAKNLASDNITVNAIAPGFFESDMTVITDDAMRKMVESMVPRGRTGMAEDMAGAAIFLASPAGSYVTGSVLPVEGGLSI from the coding sequence ATCGATGCCACCACGTTGTTTTCGATAAAGGGCCGTGTCGCACTGGTCACCGGCGGCAGCGCCGGTATCGGCCGGATGATCGCCGAAGGGCTCGCCGCGGCCGGTGCGCGGGTCTATATCTGTGCCCGCAATGCCGAAAAGGTCGCTGCCGTGGCAGGGAATATCCCCGGCGACGTCATCGGCATCGCTGCCGATATCTCGACCATCGACGGCATCAAGGCGCTGGTAGCGGAGCTTTCGGGCCGCGAGAAAGCTCTGCATGTGCTCGTCAACAACGCAGGCACTCTGTCCGACGCCGCGATCGACGAATTTACGGAATCCGATTGGGACGGCGTCCTCGACCTCAACCTGAAGAGCCCATTCTTCCTGTTGCAGAAGCTGTTGCCGCTGCTGCGCGCGGGGGGCAGCGCACAACGACCGGCCAGCGTGATCAATATCGGGTCGGTCGGCGCGCTCAAGGTCGGTCCGCGCGAGGTCTATGCCTATCAGGCATCGAAGGGTGCAATACACTGGCTCACCAAGTCTCTGGCCAAAAATCTCGCATCGGACAATATCACCGTCAATGCCATCGCGCCCGGCTTCTTTGAGAGCGACATGACCGTGATCACCGACGATGCAATGCGCAAGATGGTCGAATCCATGGTCCCGCGCGGGCGGACGGGAATGGCCGAGGACATGGCCGGCGCGGCTATTTTCCTGGCATCCCCTGCAGGCTCCTATGTCACCGGTTCGGTCCTGCCGGTCGAAGGCGGGCTGTCGATCTAG
- a CDS encoding alpha/beta fold hydrolase, whose product MAVFLLMHGGGMGGWTWKFMREALESKGHTVFTPTFTGFGEREHLIGRDVGNAVHVTDIVNVLKYEDLSDVILVAHSYAGTVAPGVLAQAGDRVRRVIYLDAIVPHAGERIASMMGFASEEEAAGLDAMLDGGEGPIGSGVHEQQRAMAKDHPHMMDRDREKWLLDHLSDQPMRATSCVIPVGAESITHPVDYIAAEHTIMGMMHERAEKLGWTMHKHPGDHAFNVGDPEGLADMMLEIVA is encoded by the coding sequence ATGGCTGTTTTTCTTCTGATGCACGGCGGCGGCATGGGCGGCTGGACGTGGAAATTCATGCGTGAGGCGCTTGAGTCCAAGGGGCACACGGTGTTCACCCCCACCTTCACCGGATTTGGCGAACGGGAACATCTGATCGGTCGCGACGTCGGCAATGCGGTCCATGTGACCGACATTGTGAACGTCTTGAAGTATGAAGATCTGTCGGACGTGATCCTGGTTGCACATTCCTATGCCGGCACCGTCGCGCCGGGCGTGTTGGCGCAGGCGGGCGACCGCGTTCGGCGCGTCATCTATCTCGACGCGATCGTCCCCCATGCGGGTGAACGCATCGCATCGATGATGGGTTTCGCGAGTGAAGAGGAAGCCGCCGGACTGGATGCCATGCTGGATGGCGGAGAGGGCCCGATCGGGTCGGGCGTGCATGAACAACAGCGCGCGATGGCCAAGGACCATCCGCACATGATGGATCGCGACCGCGAGAAATGGCTGCTGGACCACCTGTCCGACCAGCCAATGCGCGCCACCAGCTGCGTCATTCCCGTCGGCGCGGAATCGATCACCCATCCGGTGGATTATATCGCTGCCGAACACACCATCATGGGCATGATGCACGAACGGGCCGAAAAGCTGGGCTGGACGATGCACAAGCATCCGGGCGACCATGCTTTCAACGTAGGCGATCCCGAAGGGCTTGCCGACATGATGCTGGAGATCGTGGCATGA